Proteins encoded in a region of the Streptomyces akebiae genome:
- a CDS encoding right-handed parallel beta-helix repeat-containing protein, with amino-acid sequence MATLLGAAVSAVAAPATASSPALRARAVPCGDVAELIEQVNEANARGRGSILLSSGCTYALTAPALPDGANGLPTITGNVALTGSRVTITRQSPTPFRIAEVAPQGELTLNGITVSGGSATGNSATVGGGILTEGRLALVASRITGNTASVLGGGIAVASGAEARLDGTTVSGNGAGDGGGVHVGGSAQLDMTGGSIQSNKATFLGGGLANFGTTVLNGAAVGGNRTENFEGGGIFTALGPLSLNGASVMGNESASYGGGIANAGSTLRLLRTLVDGNESGLDGGGLYQQAGTSHLVGGRVSRNVAGGQGGGIFRVGGTVVLTGTPVVNNTPDNCGPPPGVPGCAA; translated from the coding sequence GTGGCCACACTGCTGGGCGCGGCCGTGTCCGCTGTCGCCGCACCGGCCACCGCGTCCTCGCCCGCGCTCCGGGCGAGAGCGGTGCCGTGCGGGGACGTCGCGGAGTTGATCGAGCAGGTCAACGAGGCGAACGCGCGGGGGCGGGGAAGCATCCTGCTGTCGTCGGGATGCACCTACGCGCTCACTGCTCCGGCCCTGCCGGACGGCGCCAACGGGCTGCCGACCATCACCGGCAACGTCGCCCTCACCGGTAGCCGAGTGACGATCACCCGTCAGTCACCCACGCCGTTCCGGATCGCCGAAGTCGCTCCGCAGGGAGAACTCACCCTCAACGGGATCACCGTGTCGGGCGGCAGCGCGACCGGGAACTCCGCCACGGTCGGCGGCGGCATCCTCACCGAGGGGAGGCTCGCCCTGGTCGCGAGCCGGATCACCGGCAACACCGCTTCCGTCCTCGGCGGAGGGATCGCGGTCGCGTCCGGTGCTGAGGCACGTCTCGACGGCACCACCGTGTCCGGCAACGGTGCCGGTGACGGGGGAGGCGTTCATGTGGGTGGGTCCGCGCAACTGGACATGACCGGAGGGTCCATCCAGAGCAACAAGGCGACGTTCCTCGGTGGAGGGCTGGCCAACTTCGGCACCACGGTCCTCAACGGTGCGGCAGTCGGGGGCAATCGCACCGAGAACTTCGAGGGCGGCGGCATCTTCACGGCGCTGGGTCCCCTCAGCCTGAACGGCGCCTCCGTGATGGGTAACGAGAGCGCCTCGTACGGCGGAGGCATCGCCAACGCCGGAAGCACCCTGCGACTGCTGAGAACCCTCGTGGACGGCAACGAAAGCGGCCTCGACGGCGGCGGTCTCTACCAGCAGGCAGGTACGTCCCACCTGGTCGGCGGCAGGGTCTCCCGCAATGTCGCGGGCGGCCAGGGCGGTGGGATCTTCCGGGTCGGCGGCACGGTCGTCCTGACCGGAACGCCTGTCGTGAACAACACGCCGGACAACTGCGGACCGCCGCCCGGAGTCCCCGGCTGCGCGGCGTGA
- a CDS encoding DUF2550 domain-containing protein produces MVLALTVCGSVIALVVVGLFVFGLRRRLIQRSGGTFDCSLRWAAPEKPGSDENGKGWGYGVARYNGDRIEWYRVFSYAPRPRRVLERASIEVAGRRTPEGEEELALLSDAVILACLHRGTRLELAMSEDALTGFLAWLEAAPPGQRVNVA; encoded by the coding sequence ATGGTCCTCGCTCTGACTGTGTGCGGTTCGGTGATCGCGCTCGTGGTGGTCGGGCTCTTCGTCTTCGGACTGCGCCGACGCCTCATCCAGCGTTCCGGCGGAACGTTCGACTGCAGCCTCCGCTGGGCCGCCCCGGAGAAACCCGGCAGCGACGAGAACGGCAAGGGCTGGGGGTACGGCGTCGCCCGCTACAACGGCGACCGCATCGAGTGGTACCGCGTCTTCTCGTACGCGCCCCGCCCCCGCCGCGTCCTGGAGCGTGCCTCGATCGAGGTGGCCGGGCGCCGCACCCCGGAGGGCGAGGAGGAGCTGGCACTTCTCTCCGACGCCGTGATCCTCGCGTGTCTGCACCGGGGGACCCGGCTGGAACTGGCGATGAGCGAGGACGCGCTGACCGGTTTCCTCGCGTGGCTGGAGGCAGCCCCGCCCGGCCAGCGAGTGAATGTGGCGTAG
- a CDS encoding F0F1 ATP synthase subunit epsilon, whose product MAAELHVALVAADREVWSGQATLVVARTTSGDIGVMPGHQPLLGVLESGPVTIRTSEGGTVVVAVHGGFISFADNKLSLLAEVAELADEIDVQGAQRELERAKAEGDAAAERRADVRLRTAGAR is encoded by the coding sequence TTGGCTGCTGAGCTGCACGTCGCGCTGGTCGCGGCCGACCGAGAGGTCTGGTCGGGCCAGGCCACCCTGGTCGTCGCGCGGACCACGTCCGGCGACATCGGCGTCATGCCCGGTCACCAGCCGCTGCTCGGTGTGCTGGAGTCGGGCCCGGTGACCATCCGTACGAGTGAGGGCGGCACCGTCGTCGTCGCTGTGCACGGCGGTTTCATCTCGTTCGCGGACAACAAGCTGTCCCTGCTGGCCGAGGTCGCCGAGCTGGCCGACGAGATCGACGTCCAGGGCGCCCAGCGGGAGCTGGAGCGTGCGAAGGCGGAGGGCGATGCCGCCGCCGAGCGCCGCGCGGATGTACGACTGCGTACGGCGGGTGCGCGCTGA
- the atpD gene encoding F0F1 ATP synthase subunit beta: MTTTSETAVATGRVARVIGPVVDVEFPVDAMPEIYNALHVEVADPANAGELKTLTLEVAQHLGDGLVRTISMQPTDGLVRQAPVTDTGASISVPVGDFTKGKVFNTLGEVLNVDEQYTGERWGIHRQAPNFDELESKTEMFETGVKVIDLLTPYVKGGKIGLFGGAGVGKTVLIQEMIYRVANNHDGVSVFAGVGERTREGNDLIEEMSESGVIDKTALVFGQMDEPPGTRLRVALAGLTMAEYFRDVQKQDVLFFIDNIFRFTQAGSEVSTLLGRMPSAVGYQPNLADEMGLLQERITSTRGHSITSMQAIYVPADDLTDPAPATTFAHLDATTVLSRPISEKGIYPAVDPLDSTSRILDPRYIAADHYNAAMRVKSVLQKYKDLQDIIAILGIDELGEEDKLVVHRARRVERFLSQNTHVAKQFTGVDGSDVPLDESIAAFNAIIDGEYDHFPEQAFFMCGGIEDLKKNAKELGVS, encoded by the coding sequence ATGACGACGACTTCTGAGACGGCCGTTGCCACGGGCCGCGTCGCCCGGGTCATCGGCCCGGTCGTCGACGTGGAGTTCCCCGTCGACGCGATGCCGGAGATCTACAACGCCCTTCACGTCGAGGTGGCCGACCCGGCCAACGCCGGCGAGCTGAAGACGCTGACCCTGGAGGTCGCCCAGCACCTGGGTGACGGCCTGGTCCGCACCATCTCCATGCAGCCCACCGACGGTCTGGTCCGCCAGGCCCCGGTCACCGACACCGGCGCTTCCATCAGCGTGCCGGTCGGCGACTTCACCAAGGGCAAGGTGTTCAACACCCTCGGTGAGGTGCTGAACGTCGACGAGCAGTACACGGGCGAGCGCTGGGGCATCCACCGCCAGGCTCCGAACTTCGACGAGCTCGAGTCGAAGACCGAGATGTTCGAGACCGGCGTCAAGGTCATCGACCTTCTCACCCCGTACGTCAAGGGTGGAAAGATCGGTCTGTTCGGTGGTGCCGGTGTCGGCAAGACGGTGCTCATCCAGGAGATGATCTACCGCGTCGCCAACAACCACGACGGTGTCTCCGTGTTCGCCGGTGTCGGTGAGCGCACCCGTGAGGGCAACGACCTCATCGAGGAGATGTCGGAGTCCGGCGTCATCGACAAGACCGCGCTGGTCTTCGGCCAGATGGACGAGCCCCCGGGCACCCGTCTGCGCGTGGCCCTCGCCGGTCTGACCATGGCGGAGTACTTCCGCGATGTGCAGAAGCAGGACGTGCTGTTCTTCATCGACAACATCTTCCGCTTCACCCAGGCCGGTTCCGAGGTGTCGACCCTGCTCGGCCGTATGCCCTCCGCGGTGGGTTACCAGCCGAACCTGGCCGACGAGATGGGTCTCCTCCAGGAGCGCATCACCTCGACCCGTGGTCACTCGATCACCTCGATGCAGGCGATCTACGTCCCCGCGGACGACCTGACCGACCCGGCCCCGGCCACCACCTTCGCCCACCTCGACGCGACGACGGTTCTCTCCCGTCCGATCTCCGAGAAGGGCATCTACCCGGCCGTGGACCCGCTGGACTCCACGTCCCGCATCCTGGACCCGCGCTACATCGCGGCGGACCACTACAACGCCGCGATGCGCGTGAAGTCGGTCCTGCAGAAGTACAAGGACCTCCAGGACATCATCGCGATCCTCGGTATCGACGAGCTCGGCGAGGAGGACAAGCTCGTCGTCCACCGTGCCCGTCGCGTGGAGCGCTTCCTGTCCCAGAACACCCACGTCGCCAAGCAGTTCACCGGCGTCGACGGGTCGGACGTGCCGCTGGACGAGTCGATCGCCGCGTTCAACGCGATCATCGACGGTGAGTACGACCACTTCCCGGAGCAGGCGTTCTTCATGTGCGGTGGTATCGAGGACCTGAAGAAGAACGCGAAGGAGCTCGGCGTCAGCTGA
- a CDS encoding F0F1 ATP synthase subunit gamma → MGAQLRVYKRRIRSVTATKKITKAMEMIAASRVVKAQRKVAASTPYATELTRAVTAVGTGSNTKHPLTTQAEKVTRSAVLLLTSDRGLAGAFNSNAIKAAEKLTARLEAEGKQVDTYIVGRRGVAHYNFRERKVVEQWTGFTDEPTYADAKKVAGPLIEAIEKDTADGGVDELHIVYTEFVSMMTQQALDARLLPLSLEEVAEEAPKGEILPLYDFEPSAEDVLDALLPRYVESRIYNALLQSAASKHAATRRAMKSATDNAGELINTLSRLANAARQAEITQEISEIVGGSAALSDATAGSDK, encoded by the coding sequence ATGGGAGCTCAGCTCCGGGTCTACAAGCGTCGCATCCGATCCGTCACCGCGACCAAGAAGATCACCAAGGCGATGGAGATGATCGCCGCCTCGCGCGTCGTCAAGGCGCAGCGCAAGGTGGCGGCCTCCACGCCCTACGCGACCGAGCTCACCCGCGCGGTCACGGCGGTGGGCACTGGTTCGAACACCAAGCACCCGCTGACCACGCAGGCCGAGAAGGTCACGCGTTCCGCAGTGCTGCTGCTGACGAGTGACCGCGGTCTCGCCGGTGCCTTCAACTCCAACGCCATCAAGGCGGCGGAGAAGTTGACGGCCCGCCTCGAGGCCGAGGGCAAGCAGGTCGACACGTACATCGTCGGCCGCCGCGGTGTCGCCCACTACAACTTCCGCGAGCGCAAGGTCGTGGAGCAGTGGACCGGCTTCACCGACGAGCCCACGTACGCGGACGCCAAGAAGGTCGCGGGCCCGCTGATCGAGGCCATCGAGAAGGACACGGCGGACGGTGGTGTGGACGAGCTCCACATCGTCTACACCGAGTTCGTCTCGATGATGACGCAGCAGGCGCTCGACGCGCGTCTGCTGCCGCTCAGCCTCGAAGAGGTCGCGGAGGAGGCGCCCAAGGGCGAGATCCTCCCGCTGTACGACTTCGAGCCGTCGGCGGAGGACGTCCTCGACGCCCTGCTGCCGCGCTACGTCGAGAGCCGCATCTACAACGCGCTGCTGCAGTCGGCTGCCTCCAAGCACGCCGCCACCCGCCGCGCGATGAAGTCGGCGACCGACAACGCGGGTGAGCTGATCAACACGCTCTCCCGCCTTGCCAACGCGGCCCGCCAGGCCGAAATCACCCAGGAAATCAGCGAGATCGTCGGTGGCTCCGCAGCCCTTTCCGACGCGACCGCGGGGAGTGACAAGTAA
- the atpA gene encoding F0F1 ATP synthase subunit alpha yields the protein MAELTIRPEEIRDALENFVQSYKPDAASREEVGTVTLAGDGIAKVEGLPSAMANELLKFEDGTLGLALNLEEREIGAIVLGEFSGIEEGQPVTRTGEVLSVAVGEGYLGRVVDPLGNPIDGLGEIETSGRRALELQAPGVMARKSVHEPMETGYKAVDAMTPIGRGQRQLIIGDRQTGKTALAVDTIINQRDNWRSGDPKKQVRCVYVAIGQKGSTIASVRRALEENGALEYTTIVAAPASDPAGFKYLAPYTGSAIGQQWMYEGKHVLIIFDDLSKQADAYRAVSLLLRRPPGREAYPGDVFYLHSRLLERCAKLSDELGAGSMTGLPIVETKANDVSAFIPTNVISITDGQCFLESDLFNAGQRPALNVGISVSRVGGSAQHKAMKQVSGRLRVDLAQFRELEAFAAFGSDLDAASKAQLERGQRMVELLKQAQYEPMSTEDQVVSVWAGTTGKMDDVPVADIRRFEKELLEYLHRKEQGLMTSIKEGGKLSDDTLTAVADAIADFKKQFETADGKLLGEDAPAVNVSK from the coding sequence ATGGCGGAGCTCACGATCCGGCCGGAGGAGATCCGGGACGCGCTGGAGAACTTCGTCCAGTCGTACAAGCCGGACGCGGCCTCGCGCGAGGAGGTCGGTACGGTCACCCTTGCCGGCGACGGCATCGCGAAGGTCGAGGGTCTTCCCTCGGCCATGGCCAACGAACTGCTGAAGTTCGAGGACGGCACCCTCGGCCTCGCGCTCAACCTGGAAGAGCGCGAGATCGGCGCCATCGTCCTCGGTGAGTTCAGCGGTATCGAGGAGGGTCAGCCGGTCACCCGTACCGGCGAGGTCCTGTCGGTCGCGGTGGGCGAGGGCTACCTCGGCCGCGTCGTCGACCCGCTCGGCAACCCGATCGACGGCCTCGGCGAGATCGAGACCAGCGGTCGCCGTGCCCTGGAGCTGCAGGCCCCGGGCGTCATGGCCCGTAAGTCGGTGCACGAGCCGATGGAGACCGGCTACAAGGCCGTCGACGCGATGACCCCGATCGGCCGTGGTCAGCGTCAGCTGATCATCGGTGACCGCCAGACCGGCAAGACCGCCCTGGCCGTCGACACGATCATCAACCAGCGCGACAACTGGCGCTCGGGCGACCCGAAGAAGCAGGTCCGCTGCGTCTACGTCGCCATCGGCCAGAAGGGCTCGACCATCGCGTCGGTCCGCCGCGCGCTGGAGGAGAACGGCGCGCTGGAGTACACGACCATCGTCGCCGCCCCGGCGTCCGACCCGGCCGGCTTCAAGTACCTGGCGCCCTACACCGGTTCGGCCATCGGTCAGCAGTGGATGTACGAGGGCAAGCACGTCCTCATCATCTTCGACGACCTCTCGAAGCAGGCCGACGCCTACCGCGCCGTGTCCCTGCTGCTGCGCCGCCCGCCGGGCCGTGAGGCCTACCCGGGTGACGTCTTCTACCTGCACTCCCGTCTGCTGGAGCGCTGCGCGAAGCTCTCCGACGAGTTGGGCGCGGGCTCGATGACCGGTCTGCCGATCGTCGAGACGAAGGCCAACGACGTCTCGGCGTTCATCCCGACCAACGTCATCTCCATCACCGACGGCCAGTGCTTCCTGGAGTCGGACCTCTTCAACGCCGGTCAGCGCCCCGCGCTGAACGTGGGTATCTCCGTCTCCCGAGTCGGTGGCTCCGCCCAGCACAAGGCGATGAAGCAGGTCTCCGGCCGTCTGCGCGTGGACCTCGCCCAGTTCCGTGAGCTGGAGGCGTTCGCCGCCTTCGGTTCCGACCTGGACGCCGCGTCGAAGGCGCAGCTGGAGCGCGGTCAGCGCATGGTCGAGCTGCTGAAGCAGGCCCAGTACGAGCCGATGTCCACCGAGGACCAGGTCGTCTCCGTGTGGGCCGGCACCACCGGCAAGATGGACGACGTGCCGGTCGCCGACATCCGCCGCTTCGAGAAGGAGCTGCTGGAGTACCTGCACCGCAAGGAGCAGGGCCTCATGACCTCCATCAAGGAGGGCGGCAAGCTCTCGGACGACACGCTGACCGCCGTCGCGGACGCGATCGCCGACTTCAAGAAGCAGTTCGAGACCGCGGACGGCAAGCTGCTCGGCGAGGACGCTCCGGCCGTCAACGTCTCCAAGTGA
- a CDS encoding F0F1 ATP synthase subunit delta, whose protein sequence is MNGASREALAAARTRLDALTDSTSVDAARLAEELAAVTALLHREVSLRRVLTDPAQSGEAKAELVGRILGGQVGATTVDLVSGLVRSRWSQPRDLVDALEQLADVADLTAAQQSATLDDVEDELFRFGRIVASNTELRAALTDRAAGGQAKSALLSSLLGGRAKATTERLVTRLVTAPRGRSLEGGLESLSKLAAERRDRMVAVVTSAVPLSDPQKRRLGAALAKLYGRPMHLNLDVDPGVLGGIRVQVGDEIINGSIADRLEDAGRRLAS, encoded by the coding sequence ATGAACGGAGCGAGCCGCGAGGCCCTGGCAGCCGCACGGACGCGTCTCGACGCGCTGACGGACTCCACGTCCGTCGACGCGGCGCGGCTCGCCGAGGAGCTGGCCGCCGTCACCGCTCTGCTCCACCGCGAGGTGTCGCTGCGTCGGGTCCTCACCGACCCGGCGCAGTCCGGCGAGGCCAAGGCCGAGCTGGTCGGCCGCATCCTCGGCGGTCAGGTTGGCGCGACCACCGTCGACCTGGTCTCCGGCCTGGTGCGTTCCCGCTGGTCGCAGCCCCGCGACCTGGTGGACGCCCTGGAGCAGCTGGCCGATGTCGCCGACCTCACGGCCGCGCAGCAGTCGGCCACGCTCGACGACGTCGAGGACGAGCTGTTCCGCTTCGGCCGGATCGTCGCCTCGAACACCGAGCTGCGGGCCGCGCTGACCGACCGTGCCGCGGGCGGCCAGGCCAAGAGCGCGCTGCTGAGCAGCCTGCTCGGCGGCCGTGCCAAGGCCACCACCGAGCGTCTGGTGACGCGCCTCGTGACCGCGCCGCGTGGACGTAGCCTGGAGGGTGGACTCGAGTCCCTGTCCAAGCTCGCCGCCGAGCGCCGGGACCGCATGGTCGCCGTCGTCACCTCGGCGGTCCCGCTGAGCGACCCGCAGAAGCGACGCCTCGGCGCCGCCCTGGCGAAGCTCTACGGCCGGCCCATGCACCTCAACCTCGACGTGGACCCCGGCGTCCTCGGCGGGATCCGGGTCCAGGTCGGTGACGAGATCATCAACGGCTCGATCGCGGACCGACTCGAGGACGCCGGCCGCCGCCTGGCGAGCTAG
- a CDS encoding F0F1 ATP synthase subunit B: MIANLVQLAAEEEQNPLIPPGPELLVGAIAFAIVFFFFWKKALPNINKVLEERRDAIEGGIEEADRMKVEAQSVLEQYKAQLAEARHEAARLRQEAQEQGAELIAEMRAEGQRQREEIIAAGHSQLAADRKAAASALRQDVGKLATDLAGKLVGESLEDHARQSRVIDRFLDDLEEKAEATR; the protein is encoded by the coding sequence GTGATCGCCAACCTGGTACAGCTGGCGGCCGAGGAGGAGCAGAACCCGCTCATCCCGCCGGGCCCCGAGCTGCTCGTGGGCGCCATCGCCTTCGCCATCGTGTTCTTCTTCTTCTGGAAGAAGGCGCTCCCGAACATCAACAAGGTTCTGGAAGAGCGCCGCGACGCGATCGAGGGCGGTATCGAAGAGGCCGACCGCATGAAGGTCGAGGCCCAGAGCGTGCTGGAGCAGTACAAGGCCCAGCTCGCCGAGGCTCGGCACGAGGCCGCGCGGCTGCGCCAGGAGGCGCAGGAGCAGGGCGCCGAGCTCATCGCCGAGATGCGGGCCGAGGGCCAGCGGCAGCGCGAGGAGATCATCGCCGCCGGTCACTCGCAGCTCGCCGCCGACCGCAAGGCCGCCGCTTCGGCGCTGCGTCAGGACGTGGGCAAGCTCGCCACCGACCTGGCCGGCAAGCTCGTCGGTGAGTCCCTGGAGGACCACGCCCGGCAGAGCCGTGTGATCGACCGCTTCCTCGACGACCTCGAGGAGAAGGCCGAGGCCACGCGATGA
- the atpE gene encoding ATP synthase F0 subunit C, which produces MAALETLAAVEGNIGSIGYGLAAIGPGVGVGIIFGNGTQALARQPEAAGLIRANQILGFAFCEALALIGIVMPFVYN; this is translated from the coding sequence ATGGCTGCCCTTGAGACCCTCGCCGCTGTCGAAGGCAACATCGGTTCCATCGGCTACGGCCTCGCCGCCATCGGCCCCGGCGTCGGCGTCGGCATCATCTTCGGCAACGGCACCCAGGCCCTGGCCCGCCAGCCCGAGGCCGCCGGCCTGATCCGTGCCAACCAGATCCTCGGCTTCGCCTTCTGTGAGGCGCTCGCCCTCATCGGCATCGTCATGCCGTTCGTCTACAACTGA
- the atpB gene encoding F0F1 ATP synthase subunit A, translating to MSDNGCGFPAPGLHSFLFKPIATVGGFEFNKVMLLALVTTLLVITFFTLAFGKAKVVPGKLQMIGEAGYDFVRRGIVYETLGRKEGEKYVPLMVSLFFFIWIMNIWSVIPLAQFPVSSIIAYPMVLALVVYVVWVSLTFKKHGFVGFFKNVTGYDKSLGPVLPLVVIIEFFSNLLVRPFTHAVRLFANMFAGHLMLVMFTVASWYLLNSWMIPAAGVSFIMTIVMILFELFVQAVQAYVFVLLACSYIQGALAEHH from the coding sequence ATGTCCGACAACGGCTGTGGCTTCCCGGCTCCGGGCCTGCACTCGTTCCTCTTCAAGCCGATCGCCACGGTCGGCGGGTTCGAGTTCAACAAGGTGATGCTGCTCGCCCTCGTCACCACTCTCCTGGTGATCACCTTCTTCACCCTCGCCTTCGGCAAGGCGAAGGTGGTGCCGGGCAAGCTGCAGATGATCGGTGAGGCGGGCTACGACTTCGTACGCCGCGGCATCGTCTACGAGACGCTGGGCCGGAAGGAGGGCGAGAAGTACGTCCCGCTGATGGTCTCGCTGTTCTTCTTCATCTGGATCATGAACATCTGGTCCGTGATTCCGCTGGCCCAGTTCCCGGTGTCGTCGATCATCGCCTACCCGATGGTCCTCGCCCTGGTCGTCTACGTGGTCTGGGTCTCGCTGACCTTCAAGAAGCACGGCTTCGTCGGGTTCTTCAAGAACGTCACCGGCTACGACAAGTCGCTCGGCCCGGTGCTGCCGCTCGTGGTGATCATCGAGTTCTTCTCGAACCTGCTGGTCCGCCCGTTCACGCACGCGGTGCGACTCTTCGCCAACATGTTCGCCGGTCACCTGATGCTGGTCATGTTCACCGTGGCCTCCTGGTACCTGCTGAACAGCTGGATGATCCCGGCGGCCGGTGTCTCCTTCATCATGACCATCGTCATGATCCTCTTCGAGCTCTTCGTGCAGGCCGTCCAGGCGTACGTCTTCGTGCTCCTCGCCTGCTCGTACATCCAGGGCGCGCTCGCCGAGCACCACTGA
- a CDS encoding MraY family glycosyltransferase yields MREYLLTLCITAAVTYLLTGPVRKFAIVAGAMPEIRARDVHREPTPRLGGIAMFFGLCAGLLVADHMTNLSEVFRDSNEPRALLSGAALIWLIGVLDDKFEIDALIKLGGQMIAAGVMVMQGLTILWLPIPSVGIVALTQWQGTLLTVALVVITINAVNFVDGLDGLAAGMVCIASAAFFMYAYRLWYSYGIEAAAPATLFAAVLMGMCLGFLPHNMHPARIFMGDSGSMLIGLVLAAGAISVTGQVDPDVMNLYGSERSTVYSMVPVYIPLLMPLSILAIPAADLILAIVRRTWRGQSPFAADRGHLHHRLLEVGHSHSRAVLIMYFWSAVIAFGTLAYTVNAASMWIVLAIAMLSGVGLFLLLLPRFTPRAPRWAQRFVPPRYRRRAIPATAPEPVADWAPSLNGATAIGGRTHEPERSPAGAGR; encoded by the coding sequence ATCGTGGCCGGAGCCATGCCGGAGATCCGTGCGCGCGACGTCCACCGTGAGCCGACGCCCCGGCTCGGCGGCATCGCGATGTTCTTCGGGCTGTGCGCGGGTCTGCTGGTCGCCGACCACATGACCAACCTCAGCGAGGTCTTTCGCGACTCCAACGAACCGCGCGCGCTGCTCTCCGGGGCCGCCCTGATCTGGCTCATCGGCGTCCTGGACGACAAGTTCGAGATCGACGCCCTGATCAAGCTCGGCGGCCAGATGATCGCCGCCGGTGTGATGGTCATGCAGGGTCTGACGATCCTGTGGCTGCCCATCCCCAGCGTGGGGATCGTCGCGCTGACCCAGTGGCAGGGCACCCTGCTCACGGTCGCCCTGGTCGTCATCACCATCAACGCGGTCAACTTCGTCGACGGCCTCGACGGTCTCGCCGCCGGCATGGTCTGCATCGCCTCCGCCGCGTTCTTCATGTACGCCTACCGCCTCTGGTACAGCTACGGCATCGAGGCCGCGGCCCCCGCCACGCTGTTCGCGGCCGTCCTGATGGGCATGTGCCTGGGCTTCCTGCCGCACAACATGCACCCCGCGCGCATCTTCATGGGCGACTCCGGCTCGATGCTGATCGGTCTGGTGCTGGCGGCCGGCGCGATCTCGGTCACCGGACAGGTCGACCCGGACGTGATGAACCTCTACGGCTCGGAGCGCAGCACGGTCTACTCGATGGTGCCGGTGTACATCCCGCTGCTGATGCCGCTGAGCATCCTCGCGATCCCGGCCGCGGACCTGATCCTCGCGATCGTGCGCCGCACCTGGCGGGGCCAGTCGCCGTTCGCCGCCGACCGGGGGCATCTGCACCACCGGCTCCTGGAGGTCGGGCACTCGCACAGCCGGGCCGTGCTGATCATGTACTTCTGGTCCGCGGTGATCGCCTTCGGCACCCTCGCGTACACGGTGAACGCGGCGTCCATGTGGATCGTCCTCGCCATCGCCATGCTCAGCGGGGTCGGTCTCTTCCTCCTCCTGCTGCCCCGCTTCACCCCGCGCGCGCCGCGCTGGGCGCAACGCTTCGTCCCGCCCCGCTACCGCCGCCGTGCGATCCCGGCGACCGCTCCGGAGCCCGTCGCCGACTGGGCGCCCTCGCTCAACGGCGCCACGGCGATCGGCGGCCGTACCCACGAACCGGAACGCAGCCCGGCGGGCGCGGGCCGTTGA